One part of the Stigmatopora argus isolate UIUO_Sarg chromosome 8, RoL_Sarg_1.0, whole genome shotgun sequence genome encodes these proteins:
- the crtc1b gene encoding CREB-regulated transcription coactivator 1b isoform X2, with product MASSNNPRKFSEKIALHNQKQAEETAAFEEVMKDLNITRAARLQLQKTQYLQLGQNRGQYYGGSLPNVNQIGNGNIDLPFQNSVLDTSRTTRHHGLVDRVYRDRNRITSPHRRPLSVDKHGRQIDSCPYSSVYLSPPPDTSWRRTNSDSALHQSTMNPKPQEVFAGGSQELQPKRVPGTESLETNADNDAQEQLWDDEKGDSPNHNTCDVPGINIFPSPDQEPNTVVLPAAHNTGGSLPDLTNIQFPPPLSTPLDPEDTVAFPSLSSSNSTGSLTTNLTHLGISAASHGIATSSQPTMTVTEQRRQPPVMPLTLTTDIRLQTSTQQLSPTISSPVNITQIFPTEQQSLEQQLSQFPLFNHLSAQAQAQLLIDLQKQPPQGIQLITLPTPPSTGTVPATANSPSSDSQTSASISSYRNQTGSPATQSPTSPVSNQGFSPGGSPQHIPVVGSIFGDSFYDQQVASRQTNALSHQLEQFNMIENPISSTNLYTQCSTLNYTQAAMMGLSSSLQDSQQLGYSSHGNIPNIILTVTGESPPSLSKELTNSLAGVGDVSFDADSQFPLDELKIDPLTLDGLHMLNDPDMVLADSATEDTFRMDRL from the exons TTGCAGTTACAGAAGACCCAGTATTTGCAACTAGGGCAGAATCGTGGACAATACTATGGAGGCTCACTGCCCAATGTCAATCAGATTGGAAATGGCAACATTGACCTGCCTTTTCAG AATTCTGTGTTGGACACCAGTCGCACAACCAGGCACCATGGTTTGGTGGATCGTGTTTACCGTGACCGAAATCGCATCACGTCTCCCCACCGCCGACCTCTTTCGGTTGACAAACATGGACGCCAA ATCGACAGCTGCCCTTACAGCTCAGTTTACCTCTCCCCGCCACCAGACACAAGCTGGAGAAG GACAAATTCAGACTCTGCCTTACACCAGAGCACTATGAATCCAAAACCCCAAGAGGTGTTTGCAGGCGGATCTCAGGAGCTTCAGCCTAAACGAG TGCCTGGGACAGAGAGCTTGGAGACAAACGCAGACAACGATGCACAGGAACAGCTATGGGATGACGAGAAG GGGGATTCGCCAAACCACAACACATGTGATGTGCCAGGAATCAA catttttccATCCCCAGACCAGGAACCAAACACAGTGGTGCTGCCGGCTGCACATAACACAGGCGGCTCTTTGCCTGATCTCACCAACATCCAGTTCCCTCCCCCCCTCTCCACCCCACTGGACCCTGAAGACACAGTTGCCTTCCCATCCCTCAGCTCGTCCAACAGCACAGGCAGCCTGACGACCAACCTCACCCATCTAGGCATCAGTGCAGCCAGCCACG ggATCGCTACTTCGTCCCAGCCCACCATGACTGTCACAGAACAGAGACGCCAGCCACCCGTGATGCCACTTACCCTAACCACTGACATCCGTCTTCAGACGTCTACACAGCAATTGTCACCCACCATCTCATCACCTGTTAACATCACACAG ATATTTCCAACAGAACAGCAAAGCCTAGAGCAACAGCTTTCTCAGTTCCCTCTCTTCAACCATCTGAGTGCTCAGGCCCAAGCTCAGCTGCTCATCGACCTGCAGAAGCAACCGCCCCAGGGTATCCAGCTCATCACCTTGCCCACTCCACCATCCACTGGTACAGTCCCCGCTACTGCCAACAGCCCCTCCTCGGACAGCCAGACCTCAGCCAGCATTAGCTCG TATCGCAATCAGACTGGCTCACCAGCCACTCAGTCTCCAACCTCCCCAGTCTCCAATCAAGGCTTCTCCCCTGGCGGTTCTCCTCAA CACATTCCTGTGGTGGGCAGCATATTTGGCGACTCCTTCTATGATCAGCAGGTGGCATCAAGGCAGACCAATGCTCTTTCTCATCAG TTGGAGCAGTTCAACATGATTGAGAACCCCATAAGTTCAACCAACCTATACACGCAGTGCTCCACTCTCAACTACACTCAAGCTGCAATGATGGGTCTTAGCAGCAGCCTACAAGACTCTCAGCAACTTGGCTACAGTAGCCATGGCAACATTCCCAACATAATCCTAACAg TCACGGGCGAGTCTCCGCCCAGCCTCTCCAAAGAGCTCACCAATTCACTGGCAGGTGTTGGCGACGTCAGCTTTGATGCGGATTCTCAGTTTCCCCTGGACGAGCTAAAGATCGACCCCCTCACCCTGGATGGGCTGCACATGCTCAATGACCCCGACATGGTGCTTGCTGACTCCGCCACTGAGGACACATTCAGGATGGACAGGCTGTGA
- the crtc1b gene encoding CREB-regulated transcription coactivator 1b isoform X4, producing the protein MASSNNPRKFSEKIALHNQKQAEETAAFEEVMKDLNITRAARLQLQKTQYLQLGQNRGQYYGGSLPNVNQIGNGNIDLPFQNSVLDTSRTTRHHGLVDRVYRDRNRITSPHRRPLSVDKHGRQIDSCPYSSVYLSPPPDTSWRRTNSDSALHQSTMNPKPQEVFAGGSQELQPKRVPGTESLETNADNDAQEQLWDDEKVLMGDSPNHNTCDVPGINIFPSPDQEPNTVVLPAAHNTGGSLPDLTNIQFPPPLSTPLDPEDTVAFPSLSSSNSTGSLTTNLTHLGISAASHGIATSSQPTMTVTEQRRQPPVMPLTLTTDIRLQTSTQQLSPTISSPVNITQIFPTEQQSLEQQLSQFPLFNHLSAQAQAQLLIDLQKQPPQGIQLITLPTPPSTGTVPATANSPSSDSQTSASISSHIPVVGSIFGDSFYDQQVASRQTNALSHQLEQFNMIENPISSTNLYTQCSTLNYTQAAMMGLSSSLQDSQQLGYSSHGNIPNIILTVTGESPPSLSKELTNSLAGVGDVSFDADSQFPLDELKIDPLTLDGLHMLNDPDMVLADSATEDTFRMDRL; encoded by the exons TTGCAGTTACAGAAGACCCAGTATTTGCAACTAGGGCAGAATCGTGGACAATACTATGGAGGCTCACTGCCCAATGTCAATCAGATTGGAAATGGCAACATTGACCTGCCTTTTCAG AATTCTGTGTTGGACACCAGTCGCACAACCAGGCACCATGGTTTGGTGGATCGTGTTTACCGTGACCGAAATCGCATCACGTCTCCCCACCGCCGACCTCTTTCGGTTGACAAACATGGACGCCAA ATCGACAGCTGCCCTTACAGCTCAGTTTACCTCTCCCCGCCACCAGACACAAGCTGGAGAAG GACAAATTCAGACTCTGCCTTACACCAGAGCACTATGAATCCAAAACCCCAAGAGGTGTTTGCAGGCGGATCTCAGGAGCTTCAGCCTAAACGAG TGCCTGGGACAGAGAGCTTGGAGACAAACGCAGACAACGATGCACAGGAACAGCTATGGGATGACGAGAAGGTACTGATG GGGGATTCGCCAAACCACAACACATGTGATGTGCCAGGAATCAA catttttccATCCCCAGACCAGGAACCAAACACAGTGGTGCTGCCGGCTGCACATAACACAGGCGGCTCTTTGCCTGATCTCACCAACATCCAGTTCCCTCCCCCCCTCTCCACCCCACTGGACCCTGAAGACACAGTTGCCTTCCCATCCCTCAGCTCGTCCAACAGCACAGGCAGCCTGACGACCAACCTCACCCATCTAGGCATCAGTGCAGCCAGCCACG ggATCGCTACTTCGTCCCAGCCCACCATGACTGTCACAGAACAGAGACGCCAGCCACCCGTGATGCCACTTACCCTAACCACTGACATCCGTCTTCAGACGTCTACACAGCAATTGTCACCCACCATCTCATCACCTGTTAACATCACACAG ATATTTCCAACAGAACAGCAAAGCCTAGAGCAACAGCTTTCTCAGTTCCCTCTCTTCAACCATCTGAGTGCTCAGGCCCAAGCTCAGCTGCTCATCGACCTGCAGAAGCAACCGCCCCAGGGTATCCAGCTCATCACCTTGCCCACTCCACCATCCACTGGTACAGTCCCCGCTACTGCCAACAGCCCCTCCTCGGACAGCCAGACCTCAGCCAGCATTAGCTCG CACATTCCTGTGGTGGGCAGCATATTTGGCGACTCCTTCTATGATCAGCAGGTGGCATCAAGGCAGACCAATGCTCTTTCTCATCAG TTGGAGCAGTTCAACATGATTGAGAACCCCATAAGTTCAACCAACCTATACACGCAGTGCTCCACTCTCAACTACACTCAAGCTGCAATGATGGGTCTTAGCAGCAGCCTACAAGACTCTCAGCAACTTGGCTACAGTAGCCATGGCAACATTCCCAACATAATCCTAACAg TCACGGGCGAGTCTCCGCCCAGCCTCTCCAAAGAGCTCACCAATTCACTGGCAGGTGTTGGCGACGTCAGCTTTGATGCGGATTCTCAGTTTCCCCTGGACGAGCTAAAGATCGACCCCCTCACCCTGGATGGGCTGCACATGCTCAATGACCCCGACATGGTGCTTGCTGACTCCGCCACTGAGGACACATTCAGGATGGACAGGCTGTGA
- the crtc1b gene encoding CREB-regulated transcription coactivator 1b isoform X1 — MASSNNPRKFSEKIALHNQKQAEETAAFEEVMKDLNITRAARLQLQKTQYLQLGQNRGQYYGGSLPNVNQIGNGNIDLPFQNSVLDTSRTTRHHGLVDRVYRDRNRITSPHRRPLSVDKHGRQIDSCPYSSVYLSPPPDTSWRRTNSDSALHQSTMNPKPQEVFAGGSQELQPKRVPGTESLETNADNDAQEQLWDDEKVLMGDSPNHNTCDVPGINIFPSPDQEPNTVVLPAAHNTGGSLPDLTNIQFPPPLSTPLDPEDTVAFPSLSSSNSTGSLTTNLTHLGISAASHGIATSSQPTMTVTEQRRQPPVMPLTLTTDIRLQTSTQQLSPTISSPVNITQIFPTEQQSLEQQLSQFPLFNHLSAQAQAQLLIDLQKQPPQGIQLITLPTPPSTGTVPATANSPSSDSQTSASISSYRNQTGSPATQSPTSPVSNQGFSPGGSPQHIPVVGSIFGDSFYDQQVASRQTNALSHQLEQFNMIENPISSTNLYTQCSTLNYTQAAMMGLSSSLQDSQQLGYSSHGNIPNIILTVTGESPPSLSKELTNSLAGVGDVSFDADSQFPLDELKIDPLTLDGLHMLNDPDMVLADSATEDTFRMDRL, encoded by the exons TTGCAGTTACAGAAGACCCAGTATTTGCAACTAGGGCAGAATCGTGGACAATACTATGGAGGCTCACTGCCCAATGTCAATCAGATTGGAAATGGCAACATTGACCTGCCTTTTCAG AATTCTGTGTTGGACACCAGTCGCACAACCAGGCACCATGGTTTGGTGGATCGTGTTTACCGTGACCGAAATCGCATCACGTCTCCCCACCGCCGACCTCTTTCGGTTGACAAACATGGACGCCAA ATCGACAGCTGCCCTTACAGCTCAGTTTACCTCTCCCCGCCACCAGACACAAGCTGGAGAAG GACAAATTCAGACTCTGCCTTACACCAGAGCACTATGAATCCAAAACCCCAAGAGGTGTTTGCAGGCGGATCTCAGGAGCTTCAGCCTAAACGAG TGCCTGGGACAGAGAGCTTGGAGACAAACGCAGACAACGATGCACAGGAACAGCTATGGGATGACGAGAAGGTACTGATG GGGGATTCGCCAAACCACAACACATGTGATGTGCCAGGAATCAA catttttccATCCCCAGACCAGGAACCAAACACAGTGGTGCTGCCGGCTGCACATAACACAGGCGGCTCTTTGCCTGATCTCACCAACATCCAGTTCCCTCCCCCCCTCTCCACCCCACTGGACCCTGAAGACACAGTTGCCTTCCCATCCCTCAGCTCGTCCAACAGCACAGGCAGCCTGACGACCAACCTCACCCATCTAGGCATCAGTGCAGCCAGCCACG ggATCGCTACTTCGTCCCAGCCCACCATGACTGTCACAGAACAGAGACGCCAGCCACCCGTGATGCCACTTACCCTAACCACTGACATCCGTCTTCAGACGTCTACACAGCAATTGTCACCCACCATCTCATCACCTGTTAACATCACACAG ATATTTCCAACAGAACAGCAAAGCCTAGAGCAACAGCTTTCTCAGTTCCCTCTCTTCAACCATCTGAGTGCTCAGGCCCAAGCTCAGCTGCTCATCGACCTGCAGAAGCAACCGCCCCAGGGTATCCAGCTCATCACCTTGCCCACTCCACCATCCACTGGTACAGTCCCCGCTACTGCCAACAGCCCCTCCTCGGACAGCCAGACCTCAGCCAGCATTAGCTCG TATCGCAATCAGACTGGCTCACCAGCCACTCAGTCTCCAACCTCCCCAGTCTCCAATCAAGGCTTCTCCCCTGGCGGTTCTCCTCAA CACATTCCTGTGGTGGGCAGCATATTTGGCGACTCCTTCTATGATCAGCAGGTGGCATCAAGGCAGACCAATGCTCTTTCTCATCAG TTGGAGCAGTTCAACATGATTGAGAACCCCATAAGTTCAACCAACCTATACACGCAGTGCTCCACTCTCAACTACACTCAAGCTGCAATGATGGGTCTTAGCAGCAGCCTACAAGACTCTCAGCAACTTGGCTACAGTAGCCATGGCAACATTCCCAACATAATCCTAACAg TCACGGGCGAGTCTCCGCCCAGCCTCTCCAAAGAGCTCACCAATTCACTGGCAGGTGTTGGCGACGTCAGCTTTGATGCGGATTCTCAGTTTCCCCTGGACGAGCTAAAGATCGACCCCCTCACCCTGGATGGGCTGCACATGCTCAATGACCCCGACATGGTGCTTGCTGACTCCGCCACTGAGGACACATTCAGGATGGACAGGCTGTGA
- the crtc1b gene encoding CREB-regulated transcription coactivator 1b isoform X5 — protein MASSNNPRKFSEKIALHNQKQAEETAAFEEVMKDLNITRAARLQLQKTQYLQLGQNRGQYYGGSLPNVNQIGNGNIDLPFQNSVLDTSRTTRHHGLVDRVYRDRNRITSPHRRPLSVDKHGRQIDSCPYSSVYLSPPPDTSWRRTNSDSALHQSTMNPKPQEVFAGGSQELQPKRVPGTESLETNADNDAQEQLWDDEKVLMGDSPNHNTCDVPGINIFPSPDQEPNTVVLPAAHNTGGSLPDLTNIQFPPPLSTPLDPEDTVAFPSLSSSNSTGSLTTNLTHLGISAASHGIATSSQPTMTVTEQRRQPPVMPLTLTTDIRLQTSTQQLSPTISSPVNITQIFPTEQQSLEQQLSQFPLFNHLSAQAQAQLLIDLQKQPPQGIQLITLPTPPSTGTVPATANSPSSDSQTSASISSYRNQTGSPATQSPTSPVSNQGFSPGGSPQHIPVVGSIFGDSFYDQQVASRQTNALSHQLEQFNMIENPISSTNLYTQCSTLNYTQAAMMGLSSSLQDSQQLGYSSHGNIPNIILTGKGHGTP, from the exons TTGCAGTTACAGAAGACCCAGTATTTGCAACTAGGGCAGAATCGTGGACAATACTATGGAGGCTCACTGCCCAATGTCAATCAGATTGGAAATGGCAACATTGACCTGCCTTTTCAG AATTCTGTGTTGGACACCAGTCGCACAACCAGGCACCATGGTTTGGTGGATCGTGTTTACCGTGACCGAAATCGCATCACGTCTCCCCACCGCCGACCTCTTTCGGTTGACAAACATGGACGCCAA ATCGACAGCTGCCCTTACAGCTCAGTTTACCTCTCCCCGCCACCAGACACAAGCTGGAGAAG GACAAATTCAGACTCTGCCTTACACCAGAGCACTATGAATCCAAAACCCCAAGAGGTGTTTGCAGGCGGATCTCAGGAGCTTCAGCCTAAACGAG TGCCTGGGACAGAGAGCTTGGAGACAAACGCAGACAACGATGCACAGGAACAGCTATGGGATGACGAGAAGGTACTGATG GGGGATTCGCCAAACCACAACACATGTGATGTGCCAGGAATCAA catttttccATCCCCAGACCAGGAACCAAACACAGTGGTGCTGCCGGCTGCACATAACACAGGCGGCTCTTTGCCTGATCTCACCAACATCCAGTTCCCTCCCCCCCTCTCCACCCCACTGGACCCTGAAGACACAGTTGCCTTCCCATCCCTCAGCTCGTCCAACAGCACAGGCAGCCTGACGACCAACCTCACCCATCTAGGCATCAGTGCAGCCAGCCACG ggATCGCTACTTCGTCCCAGCCCACCATGACTGTCACAGAACAGAGACGCCAGCCACCCGTGATGCCACTTACCCTAACCACTGACATCCGTCTTCAGACGTCTACACAGCAATTGTCACCCACCATCTCATCACCTGTTAACATCACACAG ATATTTCCAACAGAACAGCAAAGCCTAGAGCAACAGCTTTCTCAGTTCCCTCTCTTCAACCATCTGAGTGCTCAGGCCCAAGCTCAGCTGCTCATCGACCTGCAGAAGCAACCGCCCCAGGGTATCCAGCTCATCACCTTGCCCACTCCACCATCCACTGGTACAGTCCCCGCTACTGCCAACAGCCCCTCCTCGGACAGCCAGACCTCAGCCAGCATTAGCTCG TATCGCAATCAGACTGGCTCACCAGCCACTCAGTCTCCAACCTCCCCAGTCTCCAATCAAGGCTTCTCCCCTGGCGGTTCTCCTCAA CACATTCCTGTGGTGGGCAGCATATTTGGCGACTCCTTCTATGATCAGCAGGTGGCATCAAGGCAGACCAATGCTCTTTCTCATCAG TTGGAGCAGTTCAACATGATTGAGAACCCCATAAGTTCAACCAACCTATACACGCAGTGCTCCACTCTCAACTACACTCAAGCTGCAATGATGGGTCTTAGCAGCAGCCTACAAGACTCTCAGCAACTTGGCTACAGTAGCCATGGCAACATTCCCAACATAATCCTAACAg GGAAAgggcatgggacaccctga
- the crtc1b gene encoding CREB-regulated transcription coactivator 1b isoform X3 yields MTTGEGPNVKQAEETAAFEEVMKDLNITRAARLQLQKTQYLQLGQNRGQYYGGSLPNVNQIGNGNIDLPFQNSVLDTSRTTRHHGLVDRVYRDRNRITSPHRRPLSVDKHGRQIDSCPYSSVYLSPPPDTSWRRTNSDSALHQSTMNPKPQEVFAGGSQELQPKRVPGTESLETNADNDAQEQLWDDEKVLMGDSPNHNTCDVPGINIFPSPDQEPNTVVLPAAHNTGGSLPDLTNIQFPPPLSTPLDPEDTVAFPSLSSSNSTGSLTTNLTHLGISAASHGIATSSQPTMTVTEQRRQPPVMPLTLTTDIRLQTSTQQLSPTISSPVNITQIFPTEQQSLEQQLSQFPLFNHLSAQAQAQLLIDLQKQPPQGIQLITLPTPPSTGTVPATANSPSSDSQTSASISSYRNQTGSPATQSPTSPVSNQGFSPGGSPQHIPVVGSIFGDSFYDQQVASRQTNALSHQLEQFNMIENPISSTNLYTQCSTLNYTQAAMMGLSSSLQDSQQLGYSSHGNIPNIILTVTGESPPSLSKELTNSLAGVGDVSFDADSQFPLDELKIDPLTLDGLHMLNDPDMVLADSATEDTFRMDRL; encoded by the exons TTGCAGTTACAGAAGACCCAGTATTTGCAACTAGGGCAGAATCGTGGACAATACTATGGAGGCTCACTGCCCAATGTCAATCAGATTGGAAATGGCAACATTGACCTGCCTTTTCAG AATTCTGTGTTGGACACCAGTCGCACAACCAGGCACCATGGTTTGGTGGATCGTGTTTACCGTGACCGAAATCGCATCACGTCTCCCCACCGCCGACCTCTTTCGGTTGACAAACATGGACGCCAA ATCGACAGCTGCCCTTACAGCTCAGTTTACCTCTCCCCGCCACCAGACACAAGCTGGAGAAG GACAAATTCAGACTCTGCCTTACACCAGAGCACTATGAATCCAAAACCCCAAGAGGTGTTTGCAGGCGGATCTCAGGAGCTTCAGCCTAAACGAG TGCCTGGGACAGAGAGCTTGGAGACAAACGCAGACAACGATGCACAGGAACAGCTATGGGATGACGAGAAGGTACTGATG GGGGATTCGCCAAACCACAACACATGTGATGTGCCAGGAATCAA catttttccATCCCCAGACCAGGAACCAAACACAGTGGTGCTGCCGGCTGCACATAACACAGGCGGCTCTTTGCCTGATCTCACCAACATCCAGTTCCCTCCCCCCCTCTCCACCCCACTGGACCCTGAAGACACAGTTGCCTTCCCATCCCTCAGCTCGTCCAACAGCACAGGCAGCCTGACGACCAACCTCACCCATCTAGGCATCAGTGCAGCCAGCCACG ggATCGCTACTTCGTCCCAGCCCACCATGACTGTCACAGAACAGAGACGCCAGCCACCCGTGATGCCACTTACCCTAACCACTGACATCCGTCTTCAGACGTCTACACAGCAATTGTCACCCACCATCTCATCACCTGTTAACATCACACAG ATATTTCCAACAGAACAGCAAAGCCTAGAGCAACAGCTTTCTCAGTTCCCTCTCTTCAACCATCTGAGTGCTCAGGCCCAAGCTCAGCTGCTCATCGACCTGCAGAAGCAACCGCCCCAGGGTATCCAGCTCATCACCTTGCCCACTCCACCATCCACTGGTACAGTCCCCGCTACTGCCAACAGCCCCTCCTCGGACAGCCAGACCTCAGCCAGCATTAGCTCG TATCGCAATCAGACTGGCTCACCAGCCACTCAGTCTCCAACCTCCCCAGTCTCCAATCAAGGCTTCTCCCCTGGCGGTTCTCCTCAA CACATTCCTGTGGTGGGCAGCATATTTGGCGACTCCTTCTATGATCAGCAGGTGGCATCAAGGCAGACCAATGCTCTTTCTCATCAG TTGGAGCAGTTCAACATGATTGAGAACCCCATAAGTTCAACCAACCTATACACGCAGTGCTCCACTCTCAACTACACTCAAGCTGCAATGATGGGTCTTAGCAGCAGCCTACAAGACTCTCAGCAACTTGGCTACAGTAGCCATGGCAACATTCCCAACATAATCCTAACAg TCACGGGCGAGTCTCCGCCCAGCCTCTCCAAAGAGCTCACCAATTCACTGGCAGGTGTTGGCGACGTCAGCTTTGATGCGGATTCTCAGTTTCCCCTGGACGAGCTAAAGATCGACCCCCTCACCCTGGATGGGCTGCACATGCTCAATGACCCCGACATGGTGCTTGCTGACTCCGCCACTGAGGACACATTCAGGATGGACAGGCTGTGA
- the comp gene encoding cartilage oligomeric matrix protein gives MFSFMVLTCVLCIGQAAGQRDGEIISQIKMSNHALLEIKELLKQMIKEMVFLKNTVMECEACGMGGGLPRPSCVPNPCYPGVKCLETPHGPSCGPCPEGMQGNGTRCTDVDECSVKPCHMGVRCINTIPGFRCGSCPSGYTGPQIQGVGIAYATANKQVCKDINECDSHTNGGCVENSICMNTPGSFRCGPCKKGFTGDQRRGCKPERACGNGQPSPCHASAECIMHRDGKIECQCGVGWAGNGFLCGPDIDIDGFPDERLDCIQRNCAKDNCLTVPNSGQEDADHDGIGDACDEDADGDGIPNTQDNCVLVPNLDQRNLDEDDFGDACDNCRAVKNNDQKDTDVDKYGDECDEDIDGDGIPNYLDNCKTVPNADQKDRDRDSVGDACDSCPYDPNPDQLDADNDLIGDPCDTNKDSDGDGHQDSRDNCPAVINSSQLDTDKDGKGDECDEDDDNDGIPDLLPPGPDNCRLIPNPLQEDSDGNGVGNVCERDFDNDTIIDTIDVCPENAEVTLTDFREYQTVVLDPEGDAQIDPNWVVLDQGREIVQTMNSDPGLAVGYTAFSGVDFEGTFHVNTVTDDDYAGFIFGYQDSSSFYVVMWKQVEQIYWRANPFRAVAEPGIQLKAVKSNTGPGENLRNALWHTGDTGNQVKLLWKDARNVGWKDKTSYRWFLQHRPADGYIRVRFYEGTQMVADTGVIIDATMRGGRLGVFCFSQENIIWANLRYRCNDTIPEDFDNYHEKQVPLVA, from the exons ATGTTCAGTTTTATGGTGCTGACCTGCGTGCTGTGCATTGGACAAGCTGCAGGACAAAGAG ATGGTGAAATTAttagtcaaattaaaatgtcaaaccATGCCCTTTTGGAGATAAAGGAGCTTCTGAAACAAATG ATCAAAGAGATGGTATTTCTCAAAAATACAGTGATGGAGTGTGAAGCCTGTG GAATGGGAGGGGGGTTACCTCGGCCATCTTGTGTACCCAATCCTTGCTACCCTGGTGTAAAATGCTTGGAGACGCCTCATGGACCAAGTTGTGGACCCTGTCCCGAAGGCATGCAGGGTAATGGGACCCGCTGCACTGATGTGGATGAG TGTTCTGTGAAACCATGCCACATGGGGGTACGGTGCATCAACACAATCCCGGGGTTCCGCTGTGGTTCTTGTCCCTCAGGATACACTGGACCTCAAATACAAGGCGTTGGCATTGCTTACGCCACTGCCAACAAGCAG GTGTGCAAGGACATCAATGAGTGTGACAGCCACACAAATGGTGGCTGTGTAGAGAATTCCATATGTATGAACACTCCA GGCTCTTTCAGATGTGGCCCCTGTAAGAAAGGCTTCACAGGTGACCAGCGACGTGGCTGCAAGCCGGAGAGGGCATGCGGGAATGGCCAGCCCAGCCCTTGTCACGCCAGTGCAGAATGCATCATGCATCGAGATGGCAAGATTGAATGTCAA TGTGGAGTTGGCTGGGCAGGCAACGGGTTCCTGTGTGGGCCTGACATTGACATTGATGGTTTCCCAGATGAGAGATTGGACTGTATTCAGAGAAATTGTGCCAAG gaCAATTGTCTCACTGTGCCAAATTCTGGTCAAGAGGATGCTGACCATGATGGAATTGGAGATGCCTGCGATGAAGATGCAGATGGAGATGGAATCCCTAATACACAG GACAACTGCGTGTTGGTGCCCAACCTGGACCAAAGAAACCTCGACGAGGACGATTTCGGCGATGCTTGCGACAACTGCCGTGCTGTCAAAAACAACGACCAAAAGGACACCGATGTGGACAAATATGGCGATGAATGCGATGAGGATATTGATGGGGACG GAATTCCCAATTACCTGGATAACTGCAAAACAGTTCCCAATGCTGACCAGAAAGATCGTGATAGAGACAGTGTTGGAGATGCCTGTGATAGCTGTCCTTATGACCCCAACCCAGACCAA TTAGATGCAGACAACGACCTGATCGGAGACCCTTGCGACACCAACAAAGACAG CGATGGTGACGGTCACCAAGACTCTCGTGACAACTGCCCAGCCGTCATTAACAGCTCCCAACTGGACACCGATAAGGACGGCAAAGGAGATGAGTGCGATGAGGACGACGATAACGATGGCATTCCGGATCTGCTGCCGCCGGGTCCCGATAACTGCCGCTTAATCCCTAACCCTTTACAGGAGGACTCCGACG GCAATGGCGTAGGAAATGTGTGCGAAAGGGATTTTGACAACGACACCATCATCGACACAATCGATGTTTGTCCTGAGAACGCCGAGGTCACACTCACTGACTTCAGGGAGTATCAGACTGTGGTTTTAGACCCAGAGGGTGACGCCCAGATTGACCCCAACTGGGTGGTGCTGGACCAG GGAAGGGAGATTGTCCAGACAATGAATAGTGATCCTGGATTGGCTGTTG GTTACACTGCTTTCAGTGGTGTTGATTTCGAAGGGACGTTTCATGTCAACACAGTGACAGACGATGACTATGCAGGATTTATTTTCGGGTATCAGGACAGCTCCAGTTTTTATGTGGTCATGTGGAAACAGGTGGAGCAGATTTACTGGCGGGCTAACCCATTCAGAGCAGTGGCAGAACCGGGCATCCAACTCAAG GCAGTAAAGTCAAACACAGGCCCTGGCGAGAACCTGAGGAACGCCTTGTGGCATACCGGCGACACAGGCAATCAGGTGAAACTTCTGTGGAAAGACGCTCGGAATGTTGGCTGGAAGGACAAAACGTCTTATCGGTGGTTCCTCCAGCACCGACCTGCTGATGGATACATCAG GGTTCGTTTCTACGAGGGTACACAGATGGTAGCGGACACAGGGGTCATTATAGATGCCACAATGAGGGGAGGTCGACTTGGTGTCTTCTGCTTCTCACAGGAAAACATTATTTGGGCCAACCTGCGATACCGATGCAATG aCACCATACCAGAAGACTTCGACAACTATCATGAAAAGCAGGTTCCACTGGTGGCATGA